One Salvia miltiorrhiza cultivar Shanhuang (shh) chromosome 6, IMPLAD_Smil_shh, whole genome shotgun sequence genomic window, gaaagaaacaaaaatagaaacaaaaattgaaagaaaagaaacaaaaatctAAAACCAGAGAGAGAGGCGGTCCAAAGGGGGCGGATGGCGGCTCTGTGTCGGCGAAGGGCGGTGGTGGTGAGTTGCCACCGTCTGAGGGGAGAGAAAAACACAGGGAGGCTTGGGCGGCGCCTCTGTGTGGCGAAGGTGGGAGGACGAAGGCGAAGAGGTGAGAGGGCGGCAGAGGCGAGCACTAATttctgaagaaaaaaagaaaacagagcCCTTGGCGAAGAGGGCGGAGGCGGGAGGGCGGAGGTGAGAGGGCGAACAAGCTCAAAGGCGCCGGTACACAGAGGGGAGGCGACGCCGGCGAAACAGAGGGAAAGGGGGGAGGCGACGCCGGCGAAACAGAGGGGGGAGAGGGGAGGCGACGCAGGCGAAACAGAGAGGGAAGTggggaggcggcgccggcgccggcgccagtgccggcggaacagagggggaagggggaggcCGATTTACAGGTGGGGAAGGCGAGAGGACGGAGGTGGGGGGGGCGAAGGGTAGAGAAGAGGGGGAGGCAAGAgagtgtggagagagagagagataaattagggtttagaggGGGGAATTAATTAGGATAgtgtttaattagaaattaattagttcTTAAAActttcctaaaaaggaaacgggacattatcggtgggacaacctaaaaaggaaaatgggacttgaatagcgggacggagggagtataattttagtttGGGCTCTTTGTTTATTTAGTTTTATTAGTGGCCCAAATTGTTATATATAACAAACAAACTAAGATCCTAACAAATGTAAAACCAAATCCTTTGCGCCGCTTATTTCTGGTTTCTCCCTTCTCACTCTCGCATTGTTCTCTCCGCTATAacgccgctctctctctctcgtctccgGTCTCTCTGTGTTGCCGTCGTCGTCGGCTTGCCCAACCCCCTCGTCTCCCAATCTCCCTGATCACGTGTCGCCGCCTTCGCTCAGCCCCTGTGGCCCCGATTCGCCCCCCTTCTCCATCCTTGGCGCCTGCGTCTGCGTCTGCAGAAGGAGTGTGACGCTTGACTCTCAATCAGCGGACTTGTCGAGGTGTTTCGCCACCATTCTGCCTAAATGATGTGGATAATGAGATCGGTTCGACGACCATTCGCCCAATTTCACGCGGCGTCCAATTTCTCATCGTCTGCGGCGGCGGTGGAAGCTGAGCGCTGCGCAAGAGATGGAGCGAGGAATGACTGGAAGAGAGAAGAAATTAAGTCCATCTACGATTCGCCTATTCTTGATCTGCTATTCCATGCTGTATGTTGTCTGCATTTGTTTGCTCTCTCTTGCAATCTTCCTCCACCGCTaggttaattcatttattttctcgaattgCCTTCGTTTTCTTTTCTTACATTTTGTGGTAATGTAATGTTGCAGGCACAAGTTCATAGACATGCTCACAATTTCAGGGAAGTGCAGCAGTGCACGCTTCTATCAATCAAGACTGGTGGATGCAGTGAAGATTGTTCTTATTGCCCGCAGTCGTCCAGATACAACACCGGACTCAAAGCACATAAGCTTATGAATAAGGATGCAGTCTTGGAGGCTGCCGAAAAGGTTCATTTCTTTTCTATGAGCTCTGTGATACTATAGTAAGATAACATGTCTGCTATACTCAATTGATGATGTGAGCTTGGATTTCTCTCTATGAAATATAGCAAATTTGCAATTCCCTTTAACCTCAAGATTCTTCTGGAAACATGCATTTGGAAATTTGTGCATGGAATTTATATGCCTAATTAGCTTGCTTCTCTCTTCACACATTTTTTCGAGGATAGCTTCTAGGTATGTGATATATATAGCCCAATTTGTGGCATCAAAGAAAACTCAGGGTAGCTATAATGGAGCTTGAGCAAGCTATTGATTTTTCTGTGTAATTTGTCTATGATTATCCTACTTGAGTAAGTTGCTTTCGTATGCATGTACATCAAACTTATAAAGCATCTCGTCACTTTGTTATGAAACAGGCAAAAGAGGCTGGCAGCACTCGGTTTTGTATGGGTGCAGCATGGCGAGACACTGTAGGAAGGAAAACTAATTTCAACCAAATCCTTGAGTATGTTAAAGAAATAAGGTAATGGACTATGAATCTATGATATACATGTTGCAAGTGTTGTAAACAGTTTTGTAGTAACCAATGACATGGTATGACAATAGACcttgttatttatatttatcgacttatttatttataaatccgtAATCATCTAACTGATGTAGTCAAGACACATGACATATGTGCTTGTGGCAAATAAGCCCGTTTATATGCATGGTTAATGTCTTCTGTGGGTGGAATTTAAACTTTATTGCCTTACCAAAATTTAGTATTCAAATTTAGAAGCAATATAATCTCCATAATTAGTTGGACTTGCTTGGGAATGCTCCTTCAGAATGTATAGTTAATCTAATAAAGGGGcttataagaatatatttgaCAATTTTTGCAaaccaaaaaaatttaaaaattgttcaTCCGTGTTCTGTTGAATCTATTCTTTGCACCATGTGTGCATGCGTATCATTTGCACACCGTATATATAGGACGGAGATATTTATTCTCAGAATGGCGAAAAGAGTCATGTAAACTGTTCCGATGAACTCATTTTGCATTCAACATGATGTTTACAATAATGCAGTTGCTCTAGCATGTTCTGGGATCATCCTCCATTTGcattaattatctgaattatCAGAAATGTTTTACCTTGATAAGGGGTATGGGTATGGAGGTTTGCTGCACTCTGGGGATGCTGGAGAAGCAGCAAGCTTTAGCACTCAAGGAGGCAGGACTTACAGCTTACAACCATAATCTCGACACCTCAAGAGAATACTACCCAAATATTATAACCACCAGAAGCTATGACGAACGGCTCCAGACCCTTGAGTATGTCCGTGATGCGGGTATCAATGTCTGTTCAGGTATTTGCATACTTTATTTCGTGCAAAAAATCTCAAATATGTCACATGTAGTTTGAATGGATCTCATGACTTTATTAACGAAGTGTCTACTTAACATAAATTACATAATACTAGCACATACAAAGTATGCATTGCTGCCTAGCTTATTATAGCTAAACTTTACCTCCAATTTTCTGTTTCAGGTGGAATAATAGGGCTTGGTGAAGCCGAGGAGGATAGAGTTGGCTTATTACATGCATTGGCAACTCTCCCAGCACACCCTGAGAGTGTTCCCATTAATGCACTCATTGCTGTACAAGGCACACCCCTGGAAGATCAAAAGGTAATCCTATAATTCGATTTTAGTCAATCCTACAATCATATTTTTTTGGGGGATCAAGGAAATTTATGTTTGGAAAGAATAAAAGTCTAAGGATTAACTGGGTAGGTGCTAGTCTCAACCCAACTCATAGACTGAGAGAACATAGAAACCAGCATCATCCCTAGAAGAAAAAGGTATATCCTTTGCTATATAGTTATTTGTGCATAAATGAGAGTATAGAGATGAACATCAATCTATAATTTCAGTTATGTTGTCTAGAGAGTAACACATATATGCATGTACTGATTCTGAATGTCTGAAATAGGGCTGAAGTCTTGGAAACTCATAATGGTTGACACTTGATAGTTGACCTTAAGTTGTGCTTCTGTTTCCATGGGATTCAACATCTGAAACAAAGTATCAATTTATAGACTAGACGAGTCCTAGGAATGGGTCTTGTACAGTGAAGATGGTTAAAGTTCCTTATACATACAAAAATTCACAGGTATGTTAGggtttatatataaatgaaatcaGGTGAAAATAAAGTCTTAATACTTTTGATTCTGTGGTAGCTGATATGACAAATTGATTGACTGGTGGTATTGCATAATTCAGCCAGTTGAAATATGGGAGATGATAAGGATGATTGCCACAGCACGCATTGTGATGCCAAAGGCGATGGTGAGGCTCTCAGCTGGGAGAGTCCGTTTCTCGATGCCTGAGCAGGCACTTTGCTTTCTTGCTGGTG contains:
- the LOC130989705 gene encoding biotin synthase, mitochondrial-like yields the protein MMWIMRSVRRPFAQFHAASNFSSSAAAVEAERCARDGARNDWKREEIKSIYDSPILDLLFHAAQVHRHAHNFREVQQCTLLSIKTGGCSEDCSYCPQSSRYNTGLKAHKLMNKDAVLEAAEKAKEAGSTRFCMGAAWRDTVGRKTNFNQILEYVKEIRGMGMEVCCTLGMLEKQQALALKEAGLTAYNHNLDTSREYYPNIITTRSYDERLQTLEYVRDAGINVCSGGIIGLGEAEEDRVGLLHALATLPAHPESVPINALIAVQGTPLEDQKPVEIWEMIRMIATARIVMPKAMVRLSAGRVRFSMPEQALCFLAGANSIFTGEKLLTTPNNDYDADQTMFKLLGLIPKAPDFSQNSAKDFETEPVEVAASSSD